Proteins encoded in a region of the Pelmatolapia mariae isolate MD_Pm_ZW linkage group LG16_19, Pm_UMD_F_2, whole genome shotgun sequence genome:
- the dglucy gene encoding D-glutamate cyclase, mitochondrial: MLSAVRAARCAVRYLRGIGTSAMDTGYQQANVVVLPNHLADDFHAFCRSNPAPLPLLYRSQSGETSCPPLAQHADIRTDISQYCVYEDGRLVKTVSSLQTYSDAHRSPPGQQAERPGSWSDMVCFYLGCSFGFEGRLKEAGVPVRNVEQGKNVSMYRTAVPCVPAGAFSCPLVVTMRPVPAALLDAAVRVTHLNPLAHGAPVHIGDPALLGIQDLSRPDYGDAVELQPGDVTVFWACGVTAIEAILSNKPPLAFSHSPGCMFLTDIPDSPTSTITPPTEAKPHPELTPLCFQVSQNPLLYSLVSQGTAAKIRQLEVMIGEDPGERGIRALFVQDELLRSCLALSHSSSVAITTGFPTHYMHSPPDETDGPPGAIAMATMLLSLGKQVTMVTDRRALEMNRTIIDEAVRTGVLKAAIPLVTFEDGGPDAARHFLCHHGDPNKPRFDHLVAIERSGRAADGNYYNMRAVNIKHLVDPVDDLFIAAKHIPGIGTTGIGDGGNELGMGKVKEKVQSLMPKGGLIACEVPADHAVTAGVSNWGGYAVACGLYLLHTCPAHLRYLRKGLGLEPVTSTEQLQDWTTNLPSVEKEESFLSTLVRFGIRSGKTGHLAMEVDGLTFHPTHSDMITRLLEVTRGGRGAF, translated from the exons ATGCTGTCTGCAGTGAGAGCTGCTCGATGCGCCGTCAGATACCTCAGGGGTATCGGTACCTCTGCTATGGAcacag GATACCAGCAGGCTAATGTGGTCGTCCTGCCAAACCACCTCGCCGATGACTTCCATGCCTTCTGTCGCAGTAACCCCGCCCCCCTGCCGCTCCTTTATCGCAGCCAGTCAGGAGAGACTTCCTGTCCGCCTCTGGCTCAGCACGCTGACATCAG GACGGACATCTCGCAGTACTGTGTGTATGAGGATGGTCGGCTGGTGAAAACCGTCTCCAGCCTGCAGACGTACAGTGACGCACACAG GTCTCCACCCGGGCAGCAGGCGGAGCGTCCCGGGTCGTGGTCAGACATGGTGTGTTTCTATCTGGGCTGCAGCTTTGGCTTCGAGGGCCGACTGAAAGAAGCCGGAGTCCCCGTCAGGAACGTGGAGCAGGGCAAGAACGTCAGCATGTACAGG acTGCAGTTCCCTGTGTTCCTGCAGGAGCGTTCAGCTGCCCTCTGGTGGTCACGATGCGTCCCGTCCCAGCCGCTCTGTTGGATGCAGCAGTGAGGGTCACTCATCTCAACCCACTGGCACATGGAGCTCCTGTACACATAGGAGAtccag ctctCCTCGGCATCCAGGACCTGTCCAGGCCGGATTATGGTGATGCGGTGGAGCTGCAGCCTGGTGATGTCACAGTCTTTTGGGCGTGTGGAGTGACTGCGATCGAGGCGATCCTCAGCAACA AGCCTCCGCTGGCCTTCAGCCACTCGCCCGGCTGCATGTTCCTCACCGACATTCCTGACTCACCTACCTCCACCATAACTCCGCCCACTGAGGCCAAACCCCATCCTGAGCTGACCCCCCTGTGCTTCCAGGTGTCCCAGAATCCCTTGCTGTACAGCCTGGTCTCTCAGGGGACGGCGGCGAAGATCAGACAGCTGGAGGTGATGATCGGAGAAGATCCAG GTGAGCGAGGGATCAGAGCTTTATTCGTTCAGGATGAACTCCTGCGCTCCTGTCTGGCTCTATCCCATTCCTCCTCTGTTGCCATAACAACAGGCTTCCCAACACACTACAtgcacag CCCTCCCGATGAAACCGACGGCCCACCGGGAGCAATTGCCATGGCAACCATGCTGCTGTCTCTGGGGAAACAGGTGACCATGGTGACGGATCGCCGGGCGCTGGAGATGAACCGCACCATCATCGATGAAGCAGTGAGGACAG GAGTCCTGAAGGCTGCTATCCCATTGGTCACATTTGAAGACGGCGGTCCAGACGCTGCGCGGCACTTCCTGTGTCACCATGGAGACCCTAACAAGCCCAG ATTCGACCACCTGGTGGCGATAGAGCGCAGCGGACGCGCCGCAGATGGGAACTACTACAACATGAGAGCAGTGAACATCAAACACCTGGTGGATCCTGTGGACGACCTGTTCATCGCTGCCAAGCACATACCTGGAATCGGCACCACAG gaaTCGGTGATGGTGGGAACGAGCTGGGGATGGGGAAGGTGAAGGAGAAGGTGCAGAGCCTGATGCCCAAAGGCGGTCTGATCGCCTGTGAGGTTCCTGCAGACCACGCCGTCACCGCAG GCGTGTCTAACTGGGGAGGCTACGCTGTGGCCTGCGGGCTCTACCTGCTCCACACCTGCCCGGCACACCTGCGCTACCTGAGGAAGGGGCTGGGACTGGAACCTGTGACCTCCACGGAGCAGCTGCAGGACTGGACCACTAACCTGCCGTCTGTGGAAAAG GAGGAGTCCTTCCTCTCCACTCTGGTCCGGTTTGGGATCCGAAGCGGGAAAACTGGTCACCTGGCCATGGAGGTGGATGGCCTGACCTTTCACCCCACCCACTCTGACATGATCACCAGACTGCTGGAAGTGACACGAGGAGGGCGCGGCGCGTTTTAA
- the LOC134644109 gene encoding ovarian cancer G-protein coupled receptor 1: MMAINKSEEDTSNCSINHDIHQQVFSFVYILVLVVGVPANVYSLYHAALQLKQRNELGVYLMNLTVSDLLYLASLPFWLQYFFQDDDWRHREWLCQMCGFLLYENIYISIGFLCCISLDRYLAVVHPLRFTALRSMKAASVISAIIWLKEIAVGVFFFHHKEVSKDPKNHSLCFEHYPMKSWERPINYYRISIGFTFPLAILLVSYLWVLRAVGRSAGTQPDQKMRIRQLVSSTILIFLVCFSPYHVFLLVRTLLEEQCSFIEAIFNYYHLSLLLTTLNCVADPVLYCFVSESARRGLYRVVFRPIARILCCCCRRGNASPANPANDSHEVATDENNGQPNVTLLTHSNTLNNGQTDAACRNTSLITRMHEESIKARVTESNTALEMSVTEKQKQNPDRTEGRGQK; the protein is encoded by the exons ATGATGGCGATCAACAAGTCTGAAGAAGACACGAGCAACTGCAGCATCAACCATGACATCCACCAGCAGGTGTTCTCCTTCGTCTACATCCTGGTGCTCGTG GTTGGTGTTCCTGCCAACGTGTACTCGCTGTACCACGCTGCCCTTCAGCTGAAGCAGAGGAACGAGCTGGGAGTTTACCTGATGAACCTCACTGTGTCTGACCTGCTATACCTGGCGTCTCTGCCTTTCTGGCTCCAGTACTTCTTTCAG GATGATGATTGGCGTCACCGAGAATGGCTGTGTCAGATGTGTGGTTTCCTGCTCTACGAGAACATCTACATCAGCATCGGCTTCCTATGCTGCATCAGTCTGGATCGCTATCTGGCTGTGGTCCATCCTTTGAG GTTCACGGCTCTGCGCTCCATGAAAGCAGCGTCCGTCATCAGCGCCATCATCTGGCTGAAGGAGATCGCGGTGGGCGTGTTTTTCTTTCACCATAAGGAGGTCAGCAAAGATCCCAAGAACCACTCGCTGTGCTTCGAGCACTACCCCATGAAGTCGTGGGAACGTCCAATCAACTACTACCGCATCAGCATCGGCTTCACGTTCCCGCTGGCCATTCTGTTG GTTAGCTACCTGTGGGTCCTGCGAGCGGTGGGCCGGAGCGCGGGAACGCAGCCGGATCAGAAGATGAGGATCAGGCAGTTAGTCAGCAGCACCATCCTCATCTTCCTCGTCTGCTTCTCGCCCTACCACGTCTTCCTGCTGGTGCGCACGCTGCTGGAGGAGCAATGCAGCTTCATCGAAG ccatatTTAACTACTACCACCTGTCCCTGCTGCTGACCACCCTGAACTGCGTGGCCGACCCCGTCCTCTACTGCTTCGTCAGCGAAAGCGCCCGCCGAGGCCTCTACAGAGTCGTCTTCAGACCCATCGCCAGGatactctgctgctgctgtcgccGTGGCAATGCCAGTCCCGCCAATCCGGCTAACGACTCCCACGAGGTCGCCACGGACGAGAACAACGGCCAGCCGAACGTGACGCTGCTCACACACAGCAATACGCTGAACAACGGCCAAACGGACGCCGCCTGCAGAAACACGAGTTTAATCACCCGGATGCACGAAGAAAGCATCAAAGCACGAGTCACAGAGAGTAACACGGCCTTGGAAATGTCCGTGACAGAGAAGCAGAAACAAAACCCCGACAGGACGGAGGGACGTGGGCAGAAATGA